A stretch of Pseudomonas taetrolens DNA encodes these proteins:
- a CDS encoding cysteine hydrolase family protein: protein MNNNNALLIIDMQQEDGFVLKNFEAVQANTAALLETARSQRIPVIYTRHVNQADGSDMPHGEPRDADGGPSGYRAGTRQVEIIEHLAPLPDECVIDKGRYSAFHRTDLDARLKTLRVDTLIISGVLTDVCVLSSVFDAFALGYRIRLVSDACTTTTLAGHYAALLIMANWVYALEILTTDQCQRALQGLAHLSLITEGPDEFAHPPHAFESTIARLQAHLTRTQE from the coding sequence ATGAACAATAACAACGCGCTGTTGATCATCGACATGCAACAGGAGGACGGTTTCGTCCTCAAAAACTTCGAGGCGGTGCAGGCCAACACCGCCGCCTTGCTCGAGACCGCCCGCAGCCAGCGGATCCCGGTCATTTATACCCGTCATGTCAATCAGGCTGACGGCAGTGACATGCCTCATGGCGAACCCCGCGACGCCGACGGAGGACCGAGTGGCTACCGCGCCGGCACCCGTCAAGTGGAAATCATCGAGCATCTGGCACCTCTGCCGGATGAATGCGTCATCGACAAGGGTCGTTACAGTGCCTTCCACCGCACCGACCTGGATGCCCGGCTCAAGACTCTCAGGGTTGATACCCTGATTATCAGCGGCGTGCTGACCGATGTCTGCGTGCTCAGCAGCGTATTCGATGCCTTCGCCCTGGGTTATCGCATTCGCCTGGTCAGCGACGCCTGCACCACCACCACGCTGGCTGGCCACTATGCGGCGCTGTTGATAATGGCTAATTGGGTGTATGCCCTCGAAATCCTCACCACCGACCAATGCCAGCGCGCGCTGCAAGGGCTTGCTCACCTGAGTCTGATCACCGAAGGGCCGGATGAGTTCGCCCACCCGCCTCACGCGTTCGAAAGCACCATCGCCCGCCTGCAGGCGCACCTCACCCGGACTCAGGAGTAA
- a CDS encoding purine-cytosine permease family protein, with amino-acid sequence MQVEKRSIDFVPESERHGHPGSLFFIWFGANMNITTIASGVLPVVMGLNLFWSALAIIIGSLVGAIFMASHSAQGPKLGIPQMIQSRAQFGVLGAVLPLLFVMLIYLGFFVSNTLLAAQALESVSPLPATGNIYLIGALCFVVALYGYRLIHRLQKLLSLLSLLIFAAATLLALQLPIAPEQWLPTGFVLSKFLVAVSIAVTWQLSYAPYVADYSRYLPSNTSSAKVFWYSYAGTVSGGAWMMILGAMLSVGIGDFSSNVGGHVVGLFGGGAWLLFAFILYGQVSINVFNLYGAFMSTITVIEPFARLKVTPRVRGLFMLVISLVATALCTISQDNFINFFLNFIFFMSYFLIPWTAINLVDYYCLRKGQYRIDDIFDMNGMYGRINWIACGCFVLAIALEIPFMNTTLYIGPVATALDGVDLAWLVGLLVPALSYYWLMKLDKRTHGVAGLS; translated from the coding sequence ATGCAAGTCGAAAAAAGAAGCATCGATTTCGTCCCTGAATCCGAGCGTCACGGTCATCCCGGCTCGCTGTTCTTTATCTGGTTTGGCGCCAACATGAACATCACCACCATCGCTTCCGGCGTGCTACCGGTGGTGATGGGGCTGAACCTGTTCTGGAGTGCTCTGGCGATCATTATCGGTTCGCTGGTGGGGGCAATCTTCATGGCCTCTCACTCGGCACAGGGCCCGAAGCTGGGAATCCCGCAAATGATCCAGAGCCGGGCGCAATTCGGCGTGCTGGGTGCGGTGTTGCCGTTGTTGTTCGTGATGCTGATTTACCTGGGGTTCTTTGTCAGCAACACCCTGCTCGCCGCCCAGGCGCTGGAGTCCGTCAGCCCGTTGCCGGCCACCGGCAACATCTACCTGATCGGCGCGCTGTGCTTCGTCGTCGCGCTGTATGGCTATCGCCTGATTCATCGTCTGCAGAAGCTGCTGTCTCTGCTGTCGCTGCTGATCTTCGCGGCCGCCACGTTGCTCGCTTTGCAGCTCCCGATAGCACCCGAACAATGGCTGCCGACGGGCTTCGTGCTGTCGAAGTTTCTGGTCGCGGTGAGCATTGCCGTGACCTGGCAGCTGTCGTACGCACCGTATGTCGCTGACTATTCGCGCTACCTGCCGAGCAACACCTCGTCGGCGAAAGTATTTTGGTACAGCTATGCCGGCACGGTCAGCGGTGGCGCCTGGATGATGATTCTGGGCGCCATGCTCAGCGTGGGTATCGGTGACTTTTCGAGCAATGTCGGTGGGCATGTTGTCGGGTTGTTTGGCGGCGGCGCATGGCTGCTGTTCGCGTTCATCCTGTACGGTCAGGTGTCGATCAACGTCTTCAATCTGTATGGCGCGTTCATGTCGACCATCACCGTCATCGAACCCTTTGCCCGGCTCAAGGTGACGCCACGGGTGCGTGGCCTGTTCATGCTGGTGATCAGCCTGGTGGCGACAGCCTTGTGCACCATCAGCCAGGACAACTTCATCAACTTTTTCCTCAATTTCATCTTCTTCATGAGCTACTTCCTGATCCCATGGACGGCGATCAATCTGGTGGACTACTACTGCCTGCGCAAAGGTCAGTACCGGATTGACGATATCTTCGACATGAACGGGATGTACGGACGCATCAACTGGATTGCCTGCGGCTGTTTTGTACTGGCGATCGCCCTCGAAATCCCCTTCATGAACACCACCTTGTACATTGGCCCGGTCGCCACGGCACTGGACGGCGTAGACCTGGCCTGGCTGGTTGGCTTGCTGGTACCTGCGCTGAGCTATTACTGGCTGATGAAACTCGACAAGCGCACCCACGGCGTCGCCGGCCTGTCGTGA
- a CDS encoding glucarate dehydratase family protein, whose product MKIKRVTVTPIAFRDPPLLNASGIHEPFALRSIIEIESDNGYIGLGESYGDAPALAIQQQLQTQLIGLDPFNLNQLRAIVQATVAACKPQSIAGAELAPGSHASKAVSNAYSAFEVAFLDLQAHALNVPLVDLLGGAVRDEIPFSAYLFFKYARHIDSPYPADSWGEALNEEQIVAQARRMIEAYGFKSIKLKAGTLPPEHEVSCIKALKKAFPGYPLRIDPNGNWSLETSIRMAELLGDDLQYYEDPTPGLEGMSELHKRTGLPLATNMVVTDFEEFRRSVALDSVQIVLADHHYWGGLRDTQTLAKMCQTFGLGVSMHSNSHLGISLMAMAHVAAAVPNLDFACDTHYPWQEPDEEVIKGGKLPIVDGCVKVTRAPGLGLELDYEQLAKLNDQYLSCGIRQRDDVKQMQRYKPDWKALKPRF is encoded by the coding sequence TTGAAAATCAAACGAGTCACCGTCACCCCCATTGCGTTCCGTGATCCGCCGCTGCTGAATGCCAGCGGCATCCACGAACCGTTTGCCTTGCGTTCGATCATCGAGATCGAAAGCGACAATGGCTACATTGGCCTGGGTGAAAGCTACGGCGATGCTCCGGCGCTGGCGATCCAACAACAACTGCAAACACAACTGATCGGCCTCGACCCGTTCAACCTCAATCAGCTGCGGGCCATCGTTCAGGCCACCGTAGCCGCCTGCAAACCGCAGAGCATTGCCGGTGCCGAGCTGGCGCCCGGGTCCCATGCCAGCAAAGCCGTGAGCAATGCCTATTCGGCGTTCGAAGTGGCGTTTCTCGATCTGCAGGCACACGCCCTGAACGTTCCTCTGGTGGACCTGCTGGGCGGGGCAGTGCGCGATGAAATACCGTTCAGCGCCTACCTGTTCTTCAAATACGCACGGCACATCGACTCGCCATACCCGGCCGACTCCTGGGGCGAAGCCCTGAACGAAGAACAGATCGTCGCCCAGGCGCGGCGCATGATTGAGGCCTACGGCTTTAAAAGCATCAAGCTCAAGGCCGGGACGCTGCCTCCCGAGCACGAAGTGTCTTGTATCAAGGCGCTGAAGAAGGCCTTTCCCGGCTACCCGCTGCGGATCGACCCGAATGGCAACTGGTCACTTGAAACCTCGATCCGGATGGCCGAGTTACTGGGCGATGATCTGCAATATTACGAGGACCCGACCCCGGGCCTCGAGGGTATGTCCGAACTGCACAAGCGCACCGGTCTGCCGCTGGCGACCAACATGGTGGTCACCGATTTCGAGGAGTTTCGTCGCAGTGTCGCGCTCGACAGCGTGCAGATCGTGCTGGCGGATCATCACTATTGGGGTGGCCTGCGCGACACCCAGACGCTGGCCAAAATGTGTCAGACCTTTGGCCTGGGGGTGTCCATGCACTCCAACTCGCATTTGGGCATCAGCCTGATGGCCATGGCCCATGTCGCCGCCGCAGTCCCTAATCTGGACTTTGCCTGCGACACGCATTACCCGTGGCAGGAGCCGGATGAAGAAGTGATAAAGGGCGGAAAGCTGCCCATTGTCGACGGGTGTGTGAAAGTCACCCGGGCACCGGGATTGGGACTTGAGCTGGATTACGAGCAATTGGCCAAATTGAACGACCAATACCTGAGCTGCGGCATTCGCCAGCGCGACGACGTGAAGCAGATGCAGCGCTACAAACCGGACTGGAAAGCCCTCAAGCCGCGCTTCTGA
- a CDS encoding MFS transporter has product MNTLHLSPDPTVLARAASKVKRHVLPLFVVMFIVNYIDRVNIGFVRSHLETDLGIGAAAYGLGAGLFFIGYAIFEVPSNLLLQRYGARAWLTRIMFTWGAAAMAMAFVRGETSFYVLRFILGAAEAGFFPGIIYYFTQWLPSTERGKAIAIFLSGSAIASVISGPVSGALLHVSGMSLHGWQWMFLIEGFASIVLCGFVWFWLQSHPREAKWLSEEEKGALIAAIAQEQQAREAVQTVKPSMFKLLADKQIALFCFIYFSIALTIYGATFWLPSMIKKMGSFGDFQVGLFNSIPWLISIVAMYGFAAMAGKWKHQQAWVALTLVIASVGMFMSTTGGPVFAFVAICFAAIGFKAASALFWPIPQGYLDARIAAAVIALINSIGNLGGFVAPTAFGFLEQTTGSIEGGLYGLAATSLLAAVVIFFVRTTPRSQTSPAGQQPDAAIVRSSSTHHHALKPGPTGAAS; this is encoded by the coding sequence GTGAACACACTCCACCTTTCACCCGACCCCACGGTACTTGCCCGTGCGGCGTCCAAGGTCAAGCGCCATGTGCTGCCCTTGTTTGTGGTGATGTTCATCGTCAACTACATCGACCGGGTCAACATTGGTTTTGTCCGCAGCCATCTGGAAACCGACCTGGGCATTGGTGCTGCCGCCTACGGGCTCGGTGCCGGGCTGTTTTTCATCGGTTATGCGATTTTTGAAGTGCCCTCCAACCTGCTGTTGCAGCGTTACGGCGCCCGGGCCTGGCTGACGCGCATCATGTTCACTTGGGGCGCCGCGGCAATGGCCATGGCGTTCGTGCGCGGCGAAACCAGCTTTTATGTGCTGCGTTTTATTCTGGGGGCCGCTGAAGCGGGCTTCTTCCCCGGGATCATTTACTACTTCACCCAGTGGCTGCCGTCGACCGAGCGGGGCAAGGCCATAGCGATCTTTCTCAGCGGCTCGGCCATTGCCTCGGTCATTTCCGGGCCGGTGTCCGGGGCGCTGCTGCACGTCAGTGGCATGAGCCTGCATGGCTGGCAGTGGATGTTCCTGATTGAAGGATTTGCCTCGATCGTGCTCTGCGGGTTTGTCTGGTTCTGGCTGCAATCGCATCCCCGTGAAGCGAAATGGCTGAGCGAAGAAGAGAAGGGCGCGCTGATCGCGGCCATCGCCCAGGAACAGCAGGCCCGCGAAGCGGTGCAGACGGTCAAACCGTCGATGTTCAAGCTGCTGGCCGACAAGCAGATTGCGCTGTTCTGTTTTATCTACTTCTCCATCGCGCTGACCATTTACGGTGCGACCTTCTGGCTGCCGAGCATGATCAAGAAGATGGGCAGTTTCGGTGATTTTCAGGTGGGGCTGTTCAACTCGATCCCCTGGCTGATCTCGATTGTTGCGATGTACGGTTTTGCCGCCATGGCCGGCAAGTGGAAGCACCAGCAAGCCTGGGTGGCGCTGACGCTGGTGATCGCATCCGTGGGCATGTTCATGTCCACCACCGGTGGCCCGGTATTCGCCTTTGTTGCCATCTGCTTTGCCGCTATCGGCTTCAAGGCCGCGTCGGCCTTGTTCTGGCCGATTCCTCAGGGCTATCTGGATGCGCGCATCGCCGCGGCGGTGATTGCCCTGATCAACTCCATCGGCAACCTTGGCGGTTTCGTCGCGCCCACGGCGTTCGGTTTTCTGGAACAGACCACCGGCTCGATCGAGGGTGGCCTTTACGGGCTAGCCGCCACCTCGCTGCTGGCGGCCGTGGTGATCTTTTTCGTGCGCACCACCCCTCGCAGCCAGACGTCGCCGGCAGGCCAGCAGCCCGATGCCGCGATCGTCCGATCTTCGTCAACCCATCATCACGCCTTGAAACCTGGTCCAACGGGAGCCGCCTCTTGA
- a CDS encoding LysR substrate-binding domain-containing protein: MFELTQLRCFTTVATELNFRRAAERLNMTQPPLSRQIQLLEHHLGVELLTRTTRSVALTAAGRAFFVEAQNLLERAQQAATTARRFAEGDIGSVNIGFVGSAVYEFLPKVIAEARLKQPHVRIDLSEMNTYQQHEALRARRVDLGIARAPLLEPGYATECLVREPFVLAVPSQHRLASATRLSVGDLDAQPFLMYSHAAYPPFNELLTGMLRSARVAPEYVQWLGSSLTILALVNAGMGLALVPRCASSVVFKNVVFRDIDLGEGVQSELHLIWRENNDNPAFAMLLEAIRRAVREGWDG, translated from the coding sequence ATGTTCGAGCTGACTCAACTGCGTTGTTTCACCACCGTGGCGACGGAACTCAACTTTCGCCGTGCCGCCGAACGGCTGAACATGACGCAACCGCCTCTCAGCCGGCAGATTCAATTGCTGGAGCATCACCTCGGTGTCGAGTTGCTGACCCGCACTACCCGCAGCGTGGCGCTGACAGCCGCCGGCCGGGCTTTCTTTGTCGAGGCCCAAAACCTGCTGGAGCGCGCACAGCAAGCGGCTACCACGGCCCGGCGCTTTGCAGAGGGCGACATCGGCTCGGTCAATATCGGTTTCGTCGGCAGCGCGGTGTACGAGTTTTTACCCAAGGTCATCGCCGAAGCCAGGCTCAAGCAGCCCCATGTCAGAATCGACCTGTCGGAGATGAACACCTACCAGCAGCATGAAGCGTTGCGCGCGCGGCGGGTCGACCTCGGGATCGCCCGCGCGCCCCTGCTCGAACCTGGCTATGCCACTGAATGCCTGGTGCGTGAACCGTTTGTGCTGGCCGTCCCCAGCCAGCATCGACTAGCCAGTGCCACCCGCCTGTCAGTCGGGGATCTCGATGCGCAGCCGTTCCTGATGTACTCCCATGCCGCCTATCCTCCCTTCAACGAACTGCTCACCGGCATGCTCCGCTCCGCCCGCGTGGCCCCGGAATACGTGCAATGGCTGGGTTCTTCACTGACCATTCTGGCGCTGGTCAATGCCGGCATGGGCCTGGCGCTGGTACCGCGTTGCGCGTCCAGCGTGGTGTTCAAGAACGTGGTGTTTCGGGACATTGATCTGGGCGAGGGGGTGCAGAGCGAACTGCACCTGATCTGGCGCGAGAACAATGACAACCCGGCATTTGCCATGTTGCTCGAAGCCATACGCCGGGCGGTGCGTGAGGGCTGGGACGGTTGA
- a CDS encoding DUF3649 domain-containing protein: MGRLLPLDKVDALITATLLSFVVYPLFILWVFCCHSVWRAWAGLSLALPLGVIGLWPQLLETLT, from the coding sequence TTGGGACGCCTGTTGCCGCTGGACAAGGTCGATGCCCTGATAACGGCCACGTTGTTGTCATTTGTGGTGTACCCGCTGTTCATTCTCTGGGTGTTCTGCTGTCACAGCGTGTGGCGTGCGTGGGCCGGGCTGTCGTTAGCGCTGCCCTTGGGTGTGATCGGCCTCTGGCCGCAGTTGCTGGAGACGCTGACATGA
- a CDS encoding ABC transporter permease, protein MKPRSSLQIQKSVIFALILREARARFGARRMGAVWTLVEPICHLLIFSILFAVIRGRTVSDVEYPVFVLVAMAPFLLYRNTALRLMDSLRENRSLFGYKQIKPLDTYVARVLVEACISATVYAILVFGFAWYGFDMSVANPLMWVVTLALGLLFAFSLGMVLALITHALPSLKVVIRMAFFPLYFISGVLVPAAYLPQAMMPVLLLNPFLHIVELIRAQVLPHYTPVDGVSEGYVIVLTTVLLFIAMGSYRARRLHLVSTKNG, encoded by the coding sequence TTGAAGCCTCGTTCCTCGCTCCAGATTCAAAAATCGGTGATCTTCGCCCTTATCCTGCGCGAAGCCCGAGCACGCTTTGGCGCGCGCCGCATGGGCGCCGTATGGACTCTGGTCGAGCCCATTTGCCACTTGCTTATCTTCAGTATTTTATTCGCGGTCATTCGTGGACGTACGGTCTCTGACGTCGAGTACCCGGTATTTGTCCTGGTCGCGATGGCTCCTTTCCTGCTCTACCGCAATACCGCCTTGCGCCTGATGGACAGTCTGCGGGAAAACCGCTCGCTGTTCGGCTACAAGCAGATCAAGCCCCTGGACACCTATGTCGCCCGAGTGCTGGTGGAAGCCTGTATCAGTGCCACGGTGTACGCGATCCTGGTATTTGGTTTCGCGTGGTACGGCTTCGACATGTCGGTAGCCAACCCGTTGATGTGGGTGGTGACACTGGCCTTGGGATTGTTGTTCGCGTTCAGCCTGGGCATGGTGCTGGCATTGATTACCCATGCCCTGCCCAGCCTGAAAGTGGTCATTCGCATGGCCTTTTTCCCGCTGTATTTCATTTCCGGCGTACTGGTACCTGCTGCATACCTGCCGCAAGCGATGATGCCGGTGTTGCTGCTCAACCCTTTCCTGCACATTGTCGAGCTGATCCGCGCTCAGGTTTTGCCGCACTACACCCCTGTGGACGGTGTGTCGGAGGGCTACGTGATAGTCCTGACCACGGTGTTGCTGTTTATTGCCATGGGTAGCTACCGCGCACGCCGCTTGCACCTTGTTTCCACGAAGAACGGATGA
- a CDS encoding ABC transporter ATP-binding protein gives MFRNLSLSIPPGKNIGLIGRNGAGKSTLMRLLGAADIPDSGSVVTDKSISWPVGLTGGFQGSMTGRENIKFVCRVYGAVGDDMREKIRYVQEFAEIGDWIDEPIKTYSSGMRSRVAFGLSMAFDFDYYLIDEVMSVGDAQFKRKCADVFQEKLQQSKVVLVTHNMNEVQKICDIVLLVRNGEIQVYEDVAEGIKAYNS, from the coding sequence GTGTTCCGCAACCTGTCGCTGTCGATTCCGCCAGGCAAGAATATTGGCCTTATCGGGCGCAACGGTGCAGGCAAATCGACCTTGATGCGCCTGCTCGGCGCTGCCGACATTCCTGACTCCGGCTCAGTCGTCACAGACAAAAGCATTTCCTGGCCGGTCGGTTTGACGGGCGGTTTTCAAGGCAGCATGACCGGCCGCGAAAACATCAAGTTTGTCTGCCGCGTCTACGGCGCAGTGGGTGACGACATGCGCGAAAAAATTCGCTACGTTCAGGAATTTGCTGAAATCGGCGACTGGATTGATGAGCCCATCAAGACTTACTCCTCCGGGATGCGCTCGCGGGTGGCCTTCGGCCTGAGCATGGCCTTCGATTTTGATTACTACCTGATCGACGAAGTGATGTCCGTCGGCGACGCACAGTTCAAACGTAAATGTGCCGACGTATTCCAGGAAAAATTACAGCAGTCAAAAGTCGTGCTGGTGACCCACAACATGAATGAAGTTCAAAAGATCTGCGACATCGTCCTGCTGGTTCGCAATGGCGAGATCCAGGTTTACGAAGACGTCGCCGAAGGCATCAAAGCCTACAACTCCTGA
- a CDS encoding ABC transporter permease, which yields MSSKGKLRRWRLAIGLVILPMVLATIYYGIFATDRYVSSAQVVVRQDGGNQAAAMPGLSTLLTGTNPASREETLYLREYIGSMDMMLLLEERLHWIEQYADQHSDMFFWINKDAPREDLLKYYQRMVTAHYDETTGLLRVEVQAFTPELSEQMLRTILSASENFVNEVSHSIAREQMTFAKSELATARVQYADRKAELIDFQNTNKVLDGANTAQSRATIIADLEGQHTKEQAVLTEMQFKLRADSPQVKQQKQRVNAIAQQLAKEKRLLVSSTDGSQLNVVASAFQQLTLDAGIAEASYKTAVAALDNARIEASKKIRTLVTVVSPNTPQLALYPERLYNLATILLGLLMLYGITRFILASIEDHRD from the coding sequence ATGAGCAGCAAGGGTAAACTCAGACGCTGGCGCCTGGCTATCGGCCTGGTGATTTTGCCAATGGTTCTGGCGACCATTTACTACGGCATTTTCGCCACCGATCGCTATGTCAGCAGTGCGCAGGTCGTCGTCCGCCAGGACGGTGGCAACCAGGCCGCCGCCATGCCAGGCCTCTCGACCCTGCTGACCGGTACCAACCCCGCGTCCCGGGAAGAGACCCTCTACCTGCGCGAATACATCGGGTCCATGGACATGATGCTATTGCTCGAAGAGCGCCTGCACTGGATCGAGCAATACGCCGACCAGCACAGCGACATGTTCTTCTGGATCAACAAGGATGCCCCACGCGAGGACCTGCTCAAATACTACCAGCGCATGGTAACGGCCCATTACGACGAAACTACCGGCCTGTTGCGGGTTGAAGTACAAGCCTTCACCCCCGAGCTTTCTGAACAAATGCTGCGCACCATACTGTCCGCCAGCGAGAACTTCGTTAACGAAGTCAGCCACAGCATTGCCCGCGAACAAATGACCTTCGCCAAAAGCGAACTGGCAACTGCCCGGGTTCAATACGCGGATCGCAAAGCTGAACTGATCGACTTCCAGAACACCAACAAAGTACTCGATGGTGCAAACACCGCACAAAGCCGTGCCACCATCATTGCCGACCTCGAAGGCCAGCACACCAAAGAACAGGCCGTATTGACCGAGATGCAGTTCAAACTGCGCGCCGATTCGCCGCAAGTGAAACAGCAAAAGCAAAGGGTTAACGCCATTGCCCAGCAACTGGCCAAGGAAAAACGCCTGCTGGTGTCGTCAACTGACGGCTCCCAGCTGAACGTAGTCGCCTCTGCTTTCCAGCAACTGACACTGGATGCAGGCATCGCTGAAGCCAGCTACAAAACAGCGGTGGCTGCACTGGACAATGCACGGATTGAAGCCAGCAAAAAGATCCGCACCCTGGTGACGGTCGTCAGCCCGAACACCCCGCAACTGGCACTGTACCCGGAGCGCCTGTATAACCTGGCAACTATCTTGCTTGGCCTGCTCATGCTGTATGGCATTACCCGCTTCATCCTGGCTTCGATCGAGGATCATCGTGATTAA
- a CDS encoding polysaccharide biosynthesis/export family protein codes for MIKSLTVSHSFHLKLATVALAILGLSGCSGVISGAGPYKGAIESENTTYNLVEINANTIAPYMRSAARPMQASIAKPVAPSARLMPGDVLSILITDNAPEGSALFAPLSTGGTQLKTRINDQGKISLPYVGQPFVAGMTLSQVEALIVKQLKGMTTDVQTHVELVGDLSGSVLVAGAVKSPGRFSTLQGPLTLLDAVNQAGGPVMEPHLVNVTVRTGNQVQQFNYEDILAGNNMVLRPNSEVVLERARQRFVAMGAVGEPGLKDLPAQNTSLLDALSSVGGLREGSANPEGVFVFRMGEGDQAKPTVLRLDMRDPAAIFYARQVVIKPDDTIYVTNAAVHEWQKIISPVVQTMMVGRVAGIQ; via the coding sequence GTGATTAAATCCCTTACTGTCTCCCACTCGTTCCATCTGAAACTGGCAACAGTGGCCTTGGCGATCCTCGGCCTCTCGGGCTGCAGTGGCGTCATATCCGGCGCAGGCCCTTACAAGGGTGCCATCGAGTCCGAGAACACGACCTACAATCTGGTCGAGATCAACGCCAACACGATCGCACCTTATATGCGCAGTGCCGCGCGCCCGATGCAAGCCAGCATCGCCAAACCCGTCGCCCCTTCGGCGCGACTGATGCCCGGCGACGTCCTGAGCATCCTGATCACAGACAACGCCCCCGAGGGCTCGGCGCTGTTTGCCCCGCTGTCAACTGGTGGCACTCAGCTTAAAACCCGCATCAACGACCAAGGCAAGATTTCGTTGCCCTACGTTGGTCAGCCGTTTGTGGCAGGCATGACCCTCAGCCAGGTTGAGGCACTGATCGTCAAGCAACTCAAAGGCATGACCACCGACGTACAGACCCACGTCGAACTGGTTGGCGACCTGTCAGGCTCGGTACTGGTCGCGGGCGCGGTCAAATCCCCGGGGCGCTTCAGCACCCTGCAAGGGCCTTTGACCCTGCTCGACGCCGTCAACCAGGCAGGCGGTCCAGTAATGGAGCCGCACCTGGTCAACGTTACCGTGCGTACCGGCAACCAGGTTCAACAGTTCAACTACGAAGACATCCTGGCCGGCAACAACATGGTGCTGCGCCCGAACTCGGAAGTCGTACTCGAACGCGCCCGTCAGCGCTTCGTGGCCATGGGCGCCGTCGGTGAGCCGGGACTGAAAGATCTGCCAGCGCAAAACACCAGTTTGCTGGATGCCCTGAGCAGTGTCGGCGGACTGAGAGAAGGCAGCGCCAACCCTGAAGGCGTGTTCGTGTTCCGCATGGGCGAAGGCGACCAGGCAAAACCTACCGTTCTGCGCCTCGACATGCGCGACCCGGCCGCGATCTTCTACGCTCGCCAGGTCGTGATCAAGCCGGATGACACCATCTATGTCACCAACGCGGCTGTGCATGAATGGCAAAAAATCATCAGCCCTGTTGTACAGACGATGATGGTGGGCCGAGTGGCAGGTATTCAGTAA
- a CDS encoding alpha/beta fold hydrolase, with product MDTFSEMEGKHFKIVERAGSKRLMVFLAGTDKTDGKFDFWHVANAQASHLLFFNNGRNEWYQQGIPGFGDSHEGTVEKLKSLVQYLQVDEVFFVGVSMGGYGAVLYGAALDAKVLAFGYDTKLKIKGSRSQKRMPKNVPLAFPDLRPVIEASKVEVLQIAGECDSLDLLAAAHIQDMKQVKTITLTGVGHGGAPFIKDHYGLSEFITLWADGQPLPDIIESGASVTNGPLVRALYKTYLAFQEKDWSKVELEAAIALELDPRHEYSNYLLGTSLLEVKRIAEAQAPLLMSVGSAPHYMGARYRLGRALMLNKRHSYAKVHFMAYLKRNPAAHTVLMMLSDIYAREGDLQRARQYLLDALEHGGNAEKIEPRLARLAA from the coding sequence ATGGACACGTTTTCGGAGATGGAAGGCAAGCATTTCAAGATCGTTGAACGTGCTGGCTCCAAGCGTCTCATGGTTTTTTTGGCGGGCACTGATAAAACCGATGGTAAATTCGATTTTTGGCACGTGGCGAATGCTCAGGCGTCTCACTTGCTGTTCTTTAACAATGGTCGAAACGAATGGTACCAACAGGGTATTCCTGGTTTTGGTGACAGCCATGAAGGGACTGTCGAAAAGCTCAAGTCGCTTGTTCAATATTTACAAGTTGATGAGGTGTTTTTTGTCGGCGTCAGTATGGGCGGCTATGGCGCTGTCTTATATGGCGCAGCGTTGGACGCAAAAGTACTTGCTTTTGGTTATGACACCAAACTGAAGATTAAGGGCAGTCGCAGTCAGAAGCGAATGCCTAAAAATGTGCCCCTTGCATTTCCCGATCTGCGCCCAGTGATTGAAGCCTCGAAAGTTGAAGTTTTGCAAATCGCCGGAGAGTGTGACTCTCTTGATTTGCTTGCAGCTGCGCACATTCAGGACATGAAGCAAGTCAAGACCATCACTTTAACGGGGGTGGGTCATGGTGGTGCACCTTTTATTAAAGATCACTACGGTTTGTCTGAATTCATCACGCTATGGGCTGACGGTCAGCCGCTTCCGGACATTATCGAGTCCGGTGCCTCGGTGACGAATGGGCCGCTTGTCAGGGCGCTGTATAAAACGTATCTGGCTTTTCAGGAAAAGGATTGGTCAAAGGTTGAGCTCGAAGCCGCCATTGCACTTGAACTTGATCCGCGGCATGAGTATTCAAACTACCTGCTTGGCACCAGTCTGTTAGAGGTTAAGCGGATAGCAGAGGCTCAAGCGCCATTGCTTATGTCCGTTGGCTCGGCGCCGCATTACATGGGTGCGCGCTATCGTCTCGGTCGTGCACTGATGCTTAATAAGCGTCATTCGTATGCGAAAGTGCACTTTATGGCCTATCTGAAGCGCAATCCAGCGGCTCACACTGTGTTGATGATGCTGTCGGATATTTATGCGAGAGAGGGCGATCTTCAGCGTGCAAGGCAGTACCTGCTCGATGCTCTTGAGCATGGTGGGAATGCCGAGAAGATAGAGCCTCGCCTGGCCAGGCTGGCAGCTTGA